The following proteins are encoded in a genomic region of Leptospira fainei serovar Hurstbridge str. BUT 6:
- a CDS encoding oleate hydratase codes for MKKEQKSSYNGKEKIENRAYLVGGGISSLSAAAFLIRDAGFPGNKISILEESAISGGSLDGSGTAREGYVIRGGRMMNLSYLCTYDLFSSIPSSSDPSVSVYQEILNFNRKIKSHSLSRVVEKGRKIDVSKMGFNHKNRMELLRLLVKSEESCGNDQIRDFFSDSFFETNFWYMWATMFAFQPWHSLVEFKRYLHRFIHEFPRINTLAGVDRTPLNQFDSLVLPLQKWLQRNGVKFEYDCKVTDIDFQIDTLRKKAVGIRYTQKRRSKNISLNDNDLLLITLGSMTEGSDLGSMKKAPKLLSKKDGGSWPLWEKIASKNNEFGHPKIFDERISESKWESFTVTFKDPSFFDRMEQFTGNKAGTGGLVTIKDSNWLMSVVLAHQPHFLNQPPNIQVCWGYALFPDKIGNFVHKRMSDCSGEEILRELLGHLQFDDDLKKIIKHAICIPCMMPFITSQFLTRESGDRPAVVPKGAVNFGFMGQFCEIPDDVVFTVEYSVRSAQMAVYSLLNVKKEIPKVYKDPNTLKMLFEATKTMFR; via the coding sequence ATGAAGAAAGAGCAGAAATCGTCTTACAATGGTAAAGAAAAAATCGAGAACCGTGCATATTTAGTGGGAGGCGGAATTTCTTCCCTATCGGCAGCCGCGTTTCTTATCCGAGATGCCGGATTCCCCGGCAATAAAATCAGTATTCTCGAGGAATCAGCCATAAGCGGCGGCAGTCTGGACGGTAGCGGAACTGCTCGAGAAGGTTATGTAATTCGAGGAGGACGAATGATGAACTTATCTTACCTTTGCACATACGATTTATTTTCTTCCATCCCCTCGTCTTCGGACCCTAGCGTTTCCGTATATCAAGAAATACTAAATTTTAACCGTAAAATCAAATCTCATTCCTTAAGCAGGGTAGTAGAGAAAGGACGAAAAATAGACGTCTCTAAGATGGGGTTCAATCATAAAAATCGAATGGAATTACTCCGACTTTTAGTGAAATCTGAAGAATCCTGCGGAAACGATCAGATTCGGGATTTTTTTTCCGATTCGTTTTTTGAAACGAATTTTTGGTATATGTGGGCGACCATGTTTGCGTTTCAGCCCTGGCATAGCTTAGTCGAATTTAAACGTTATTTGCATAGATTTATCCACGAGTTCCCTAGAATCAATACTCTTGCCGGCGTAGATCGTACCCCTTTAAATCAGTTTGATTCGTTAGTCTTACCGCTCCAGAAATGGCTGCAAAGGAATGGGGTCAAATTCGAATACGATTGCAAAGTGACCGACATCGATTTTCAAATAGATACGCTGCGAAAAAAGGCCGTTGGAATTCGTTACACTCAGAAAAGGAGGAGTAAAAATATTTCGCTTAACGATAATGATCTCCTTCTGATTACGTTAGGCTCAATGACCGAAGGCTCGGATCTAGGATCTATGAAAAAGGCTCCGAAATTGCTTTCCAAAAAGGACGGAGGATCATGGCCATTATGGGAAAAGATAGCGAGTAAGAATAATGAATTCGGACACCCGAAAATTTTCGACGAAAGAATTTCGGAATCCAAATGGGAGTCCTTCACCGTCACATTCAAAGATCCGTCTTTCTTTGATAGAATGGAGCAGTTTACCGGCAACAAAGCCGGGACAGGTGGACTCGTCACTATCAAGGACTCGAACTGGTTGATGTCGGTCGTACTCGCACACCAACCCCATTTCCTTAATCAACCTCCAAATATACAAGTATGCTGGGGATACGCACTCTTCCCGGACAAAATCGGAAATTTCGTTCATAAGCGAATGTCGGATTGTTCGGGTGAAGAGATTTTACGGGAATTACTCGGCCATTTGCAATTCGATGACGATCTAAAGAAAATTATAAAACATGCGATTTGCATTCCTTGCATGATGCCCTTTATCACTAGTCAATTCCTGACGCGCGAATCAGGCGATCGTCCGGCAGTCGTTCCGAAAGGCGCCGTTAATTTCGGATTCATGGGTCAGTTCTGTGAAATTCCGGATGATGTCGTCTTCACGGTGGAATATTCCGTCCGTTCGGCTCAGATGGCCGTTTATTCTTTATTGAACGTAAAAAAAGAAATTCCGAAAGTTTATAAGGATCCGAACACGTTGAAAATGCTTTTCGAAGCGACTAAGACAATGTTTCGGTAA
- a CDS encoding alpha/beta fold hydrolase, translating to MKILSYVANIVGLFFIVACASNRPFVIRDTPSAIESHPIEKGHLPIGEMRLYYEVHGKTDGIPLVLLNGGGSTIEVTYSKVLPIFAKHRKVIALDEQAHGRTTDRKGPVRFETSAEDVAALLKFLKVEKADILGFSNGASVALQVAIHHPELVRKIVFASSMTKREGTSPQFWASMKRATFSDMPQVLKDAFLKVNPDPQKLRNMFDKDVDRMRNFPDVKENVIRSVKASVLILLGDRDIPKPEHAVELVRLFPDSRLLILPGGHGDYLGEAIMSQDKNRYHELTAALIEDFLGSPN from the coding sequence ATGAAAATATTAAGCTACGTGGCAAATATCGTCGGCCTATTTTTTATCGTTGCTTGCGCTTCCAATCGTCCTTTTGTTATCAGGGATACTCCGTCTGCGATAGAATCTCATCCCATTGAAAAAGGGCATCTTCCGATCGGAGAAATGCGATTATATTACGAAGTCCACGGTAAGACCGATGGAATTCCCCTTGTATTACTCAATGGGGGAGGATCCACTATAGAAGTTACGTATAGTAAGGTCCTTCCGATATTCGCGAAGCATCGAAAAGTGATCGCACTGGATGAACAGGCTCATGGAAGAACGACTGATAGAAAAGGACCGGTAAGATTTGAAACTTCAGCTGAAGATGTAGCGGCTCTTCTCAAATTTCTAAAAGTGGAAAAAGCGGATATCCTAGGCTTCAGTAACGGTGCAAGCGTTGCTTTACAAGTCGCAATCCACCATCCGGAATTAGTTCGCAAGATCGTGTTCGCTTCCTCCATGACGAAGAGAGAAGGAACTTCTCCGCAGTTCTGGGCTTCCATGAAACGTGCCACTTTTTCCGATATGCCTCAGGTTCTCAAGGACGCTTTTTTAAAGGTAAATCCGGATCCCCAAAAATTAAGGAATATGTTCGATAAGGATGTGGATAGGATGCGCAATTTTCCGGATGTGAAGGAGAATGTAATTCGTTCGGTTAAGGCTTCGGTTCTGATCCTTCTTGGAGATAGGGACATTCCAAAACCGGAACATGCTGTCGAGTTGGTTCGTTTGTTTCCGGATTCAAGGCTTCTGATTCTACCGGGCGGACATGGAGATTATTTAGGAGAAGCCATCATGTCTCAAGATAAGAATCGGTATCACGAATTGACTGCCGCATTAATCGAGGATTTTTTGGGATCTCCGAATTAA
- a CDS encoding IS481 family transposase: protein MPWKEVSPMDEKVKFIAAVCDGTVSISSLCETFGISRKTGYKWLERYRKEGPEGLLERSRVPHTNPNRVGFAEERLILAVRKQHPTWGPRKLLVVLEGSHPEIIWPAASTIGSILKKRGLVKPRKKRGGMVRFSEPFRGYDHPNAVWCADFKGDFKMRDGIRCYPLTISDGYSRFLLSCKGLSGTRTYETKKEFEKCFREYGLPNAIRTDNGIPFAAGSGISLLSMWWIKLGIFPERIHPGKPQENGRHERMHRTLKAEAVYPIRSNMRQQQKAFDRFRAEYNHDRPHEALGQKPPAKIYKPSLRSYPNRLSEIFYPDHFEIRKVDDGNFYWKNQRFFITKSLGGENIGLEPVDDGIWAIYFSFVKIGYLNENTKKISRTLKV from the coding sequence TTGCCGTGGAAAGAGGTGTCCCCTATGGACGAGAAAGTAAAATTCATTGCCGCAGTATGCGACGGAACGGTTTCCATAAGTTCTCTTTGTGAAACATTTGGAATAAGTAGAAAGACGGGATACAAGTGGCTTGAACGGTATCGCAAGGAAGGCCCTGAAGGTCTTTTGGAGAGAAGTAGGGTACCGCACACAAACCCGAACCGAGTAGGTTTTGCGGAAGAGCGGTTGATTCTTGCAGTTCGTAAGCAGCACCCTACTTGGGGACCTCGCAAATTGCTTGTAGTACTTGAGGGAAGTCATCCGGAAATTATTTGGCCTGCAGCGAGCACGATCGGCAGTATTCTTAAGAAAAGAGGTTTAGTAAAGCCCCGTAAGAAGAGAGGAGGAATGGTTCGTTTTTCGGAACCTTTCCGAGGTTATGATCATCCGAATGCGGTTTGGTGTGCTGATTTCAAAGGTGATTTTAAAATGCGAGACGGAATCCGTTGTTATCCCTTAACAATATCCGACGGTTACAGTCGGTTTCTTCTAAGTTGCAAAGGGCTATCAGGCACAAGGACTTACGAAACAAAGAAGGAATTTGAGAAGTGTTTTCGAGAATACGGCCTTCCGAATGCGATTAGAACGGATAATGGAATTCCGTTTGCTGCCGGGTCGGGAATTTCCCTATTATCAATGTGGTGGATCAAATTAGGTATTTTTCCGGAAAGGATTCATCCGGGGAAACCACAAGAGAACGGAAGGCATGAAAGAATGCATAGGACGTTGAAGGCAGAAGCGGTTTATCCGATTCGTTCTAATATGAGACAGCAGCAAAAGGCATTCGATCGTTTTAGAGCGGAATATAACCATGATCGTCCCCATGAGGCGTTAGGTCAAAAGCCGCCTGCGAAGATCTATAAACCTTCCCTAAGATCCTATCCGAATCGTCTATCCGAGATATTTTATCCGGATCATTTTGAAATTCGTAAAGTCGATGACGGTAATTTTTATTGGAAAAATCAAAGATTCTTTATTACGAAGAGTTTAGGTGGAGAGAATATCGGCCTTGAACCTGTCGACGACGGTATATGGGCCATTTACTTCAGCTTTGTGAAAATAGGTTATTTGAATGAGAACACAAAGAAAATATCTAGGACTTTGAAAGTGTAA
- a CDS encoding SRPBCC domain-containing protein: MEKLKVAHEIFSIEKVYKSSREAVFSAWTNLDAKAQWFIGPGDWTLVDRKLDFQVGGKEILHGRFASGRETLYRAEFYNILPNERIVFVYDMHVHKTLHSVSIASVEIEEMDKTNTRLKFTEQVAFLDDTVGSQGVASRREGTMALIDKLADYLRKQEGK; this comes from the coding sequence ATGGAAAAACTTAAAGTCGCACATGAAATCTTTAGTATAGAAAAAGTATACAAGTCCAGCCGGGAAGCGGTTTTCTCGGCATGGACTAATTTGGACGCGAAGGCCCAGTGGTTTATCGGCCCCGGAGATTGGACGCTTGTGGATCGCAAATTGGATTTTCAAGTCGGTGGAAAGGAAATTCTTCATGGTCGTTTTGCAAGCGGGAGAGAAACTCTATATAGAGCCGAATTTTATAATATTCTTCCGAACGAAAGGATCGTGTTCGTTTACGATATGCATGTACATAAGACTTTGCATTCGGTGTCTATTGCTTCGGTGGAAATCGAAGAGATGGACAAGACAAACACGAGGCTTAAGTTTACCGAGCAAGTGGCGTTTTTGGACGATACGGTTGGGAGTCAAGGTGTTGCCTCTCGTAGAGAAGGCACAATGGCTCTTATAGACAAATTAGCCGACTATTTAAGAAAACAGGAAGGAAAATAA
- a CDS encoding NADP-dependent oxidoreductase yields the protein MINHQYRLAARPVGLPKQTDWTYTEEPTRSPSDGEILVKILYISLDPAMRGWMNDVKSYVPPVRIGEVMRAGAIGKIIESKNPDFKNGEYVYGVFGVQEYAISNGRGVTRVDSSLAPLPIYLGALGMPGMTAYFGLLDVGKAKSGDVVVVSGAAGAVGMIVGQIAKIKGCRVIGIAGGADKCKYIVDELGFDAAIDYKSEDIKKSLRKHCLKGVDVYFDNVGGEILDAVMTRLAKHARIVICGAISQYNNTEAPQGPRNYMALLVSRARMEGFVVFDYEDRYAEAAREMSGWMAAGKLKSREDIVTGLSTFPDTLLQLFKGGNTGKLVIEVASD from the coding sequence ATGATCAATCACCAATACCGTCTTGCTGCTCGTCCTGTCGGCTTACCGAAACAGACAGATTGGACATATACCGAAGAACCGACACGTTCTCCTTCCGACGGAGAAATTCTAGTTAAGATATTATATATTTCTTTAGATCCTGCGATGCGTGGTTGGATGAACGACGTAAAGTCGTACGTTCCACCGGTGAGAATCGGAGAAGTGATGAGAGCCGGAGCAATCGGTAAAATCATCGAATCTAAGAACCCCGACTTCAAAAACGGAGAGTACGTTTATGGGGTTTTTGGAGTACAGGAATATGCGATCTCCAACGGAAGAGGCGTAACTCGAGTGGATTCCTCGCTCGCGCCTTTGCCGATTTACCTTGGAGCTTTAGGAATGCCCGGAATGACCGCATATTTCGGACTCTTAGACGTAGGGAAAGCGAAGTCAGGGGATGTCGTCGTCGTATCGGGCGCTGCAGGTGCGGTAGGAATGATTGTTGGACAAATCGCAAAGATCAAAGGATGTCGCGTAATCGGCATAGCGGGAGGAGCCGACAAATGTAAATACATCGTGGACGAACTCGGCTTCGATGCGGCGATCGATTACAAATCGGAGGATATAAAGAAATCGCTTCGAAAACATTGTCTGAAAGGGGTCGACGTATATTTCGATAATGTCGGGGGAGAGATTTTGGATGCAGTCATGACGCGATTGGCAAAACATGCAAGAATCGTAATATGCGGAGCCATCTCGCAATACAATAATACCGAGGCTCCTCAAGGTCCACGAAACTACATGGCCCTTTTAGTTTCTCGCGCACGGATGGAAGGCTTCGTAGTCTTCGATTATGAAGATCGATATGCGGAAGCCGCCAGGGAAATGTCAGGTTGGATGGCGGCGGGAAAGCTTAAGTCCCGAGAGGATATCGTTACAGGTCTCTCTACTTTTCCTGATACTCTCTTGCAATTATTCAAGGGCGGTAATACCGGAAAATTAGTCATCGAAGTCGCATCCGATTAA
- a CDS encoding TetR/AcrR family transcriptional regulator — protein MLDNSSKSSRILSESKSLSRSRTPLQERSQLRVALVLATAERILEKVGPEETSIPEIAKQSGVPRASIYQFFPDKYALFTRLAEIHLAKVGEILARKASKDTNISWRKLIGVLVNAASDYYDSTPVASMLILGGPFSRNAYLAQEVTIDTIGAGVRIQLSKLKKPLHLPKKPDIATLGVEIAFACMKRGYYKENRISKGIREQANNAVTAYFSHWAK, from the coding sequence ATGTTAGATAATTCTTCCAAATCATCGAGAATTTTATCGGAAAGCAAATCGCTTTCGCGTTCTAGAACGCCTTTACAGGAACGTTCTCAATTGAGAGTTGCCTTAGTTCTCGCAACCGCAGAAAGGATTCTGGAAAAAGTTGGTCCGGAAGAGACTTCGATACCGGAAATCGCCAAACAGTCGGGCGTTCCTAGAGCGAGCATTTACCAATTTTTTCCCGACAAGTATGCTCTGTTTACAAGGCTCGCAGAAATACACTTGGCAAAGGTAGGCGAAATATTGGCGCGTAAAGCCTCCAAAGATACGAATATCTCCTGGAGAAAATTAATCGGAGTGCTTGTGAACGCCGCATCGGACTATTACGATTCCACACCGGTCGCGAGCATGCTCATCCTAGGCGGACCTTTTAGTAGAAATGCTTATCTTGCTCAAGAAGTCACGATCGATACGATTGGCGCCGGAGTTCGGATACAACTTTCAAAACTGAAAAAGCCGTTGCATCTCCCTAAAAAACCGGATATTGCCACTCTCGGAGTCGAGATCGCCTTCGCATGTATGAAACGAGGTTACTATAAGGAAAATAGAATTTCCAAGGGGATTCGCGAACAAGCGAACAATGCCGTTACCGCTTATTTTTCGCATTGGGCAAAGTGA
- a CDS encoding ABC-F family ATP-binding cassette domain-containing protein, giving the protein MIKISNLQKTYNSKMLFDDLNLSLNRGEKLGLVGRNGHGKSTLFQMILGSVEPDEGTITVPKGYKIGHLQQHLKFTKSTVLEECALGLPEGEEYETWQVEKILSGLGFSEADMERNPEEFSGGYQIRMNLAKLLVSGPDLLMLDEPNNYLDIVTIRWLEEFLREWEGEIILVTHDRSFMDSVVSHTAAIHRSKAIKVQGDTDKLYNQINQAEEIYERTRLNEAKKRKQEEIFIARFKAKASFASRAQSRVKRLEKQGEMKALEAIQDLELYFNSAPFAANQMLSVEDLSFSYTGKEPYLIEDFSLSVGKRDRICIIGKNGKGKSTLLKLLAGELSPTRGKVQKHPTLKEGYFGQTNKLNLNENSTVVEEIMNADKSCSEWLARTIAGGLMFSDDEALKKIKVLSGGEKSRVLLGKILVTPCNLLYLDEPTNHLDMQSCDSLIEAIDEFDGSVIMVTHNEMHLKAVATKLIVFDNNTIRIFDGSYDDFLSDVGWADEDN; this is encoded by the coding sequence ATGATCAAGATATCCAACCTTCAGAAGACGTATAACTCGAAGATGCTTTTTGATGATCTGAATTTGAGTTTAAATCGGGGAGAAAAATTGGGACTCGTCGGTCGCAACGGCCATGGCAAATCTACTCTGTTTCAGATGATTCTAGGATCGGTAGAGCCCGACGAGGGAACGATCACCGTCCCAAAGGGCTATAAAATCGGCCATTTGCAACAACACTTGAAGTTTACGAAATCGACCGTGCTGGAAGAATGCGCCCTTGGACTCCCAGAAGGCGAAGAATATGAAACCTGGCAGGTGGAAAAAATACTTTCCGGTCTGGGTTTTTCCGAAGCCGACATGGAAAGGAACCCCGAGGAATTTTCAGGCGGGTACCAGATCCGAATGAATCTTGCAAAACTTCTAGTTTCCGGACCCGATTTGCTGATGCTTGACGAACCGAATAACTATTTGGATATCGTGACGATTCGTTGGTTGGAGGAATTTCTTAGAGAATGGGAGGGGGAGATCATTCTCGTGACACATGATAGAAGTTTCATGGATAGCGTCGTTTCCCACACTGCCGCGATTCATCGGTCCAAAGCTATCAAAGTCCAAGGCGACACCGACAAGCTTTACAATCAGATCAATCAAGCGGAAGAAATCTACGAAAGAACCCGATTGAATGAAGCTAAGAAGAGAAAGCAGGAAGAGATATTCATCGCCCGATTTAAAGCCAAGGCGAGTTTTGCAAGCAGGGCCCAATCGAGAGTCAAAAGATTGGAAAAGCAAGGGGAAATGAAGGCATTAGAGGCCATTCAAGATTTGGAATTATATTTTAATAGCGCACCTTTTGCAGCGAATCAAATGCTTTCAGTGGAAGATCTTTCTTTTTCATATACAGGTAAGGAACCGTATTTGATAGAAGATTTTTCTCTTTCGGTCGGAAAGAGAGATCGGATCTGTATTATAGGAAAGAATGGAAAAGGGAAGTCGACTCTGTTGAAACTTCTCGCAGGTGAATTATCGCCGACTCGAGGAAAAGTTCAAAAACATCCTACATTAAAGGAAGGATATTTCGGACAGACTAATAAATTGAATCTAAACGAGAATTCCACCGTGGTTGAAGAAATCATGAATGCGGATAAGTCCTGTTCGGAATGGTTGGCTAGAACCATAGCCGGCGGATTGATGTTCTCCGACGATGAAGCATTAAAGAAAATTAAAGTTCTTTCCGGCGGGGAAAAAAGTAGGGTGCTTCTCGGAAAAATTTTAGTTACGCCGTGTAATCTTTTATACTTGGACGAGCCGACCAATCACTTGGATATGCAGTCTTGCGACTCTTTAATCGAAGCGATAGACGAGTTCGACGGTTCCGTAATTATGGTTACTCACAATGAAATGCATCTAAAGGCTGTAGCTACTAAATTAATCGTTTTTGATAATAATACGATTCGCATATTTGACGGGTCGTATGACGACTTTTTATCGGATGTGGGCTGGGCGGACGAGGATAACTGA
- a CDS encoding VOC family protein: MRKITPFLMFDNNLGNAVDLYTSSFQNSSVESRNGSGETMQSATFSLNGQEFLTFNGGPHFKFTPAISFFVNCKTADEVERLWSNLSKDGLIFMELNAYPFSEKFGWVQDRFGVSWQLNLSKQEQKIYPFLLFSGKQHGRAEEAIGFYTSQFPDSKIINVQHYTINEGGKEGTIKRSSFSLAGLEFMAIDSAIPHPFTVSEAISFFVRCETQAEINERWETLSAGGEKQKCGWVKDKFGISWQIIPPILGELLQDKDPKKSQRVLQAMLKMDKIDIAELKRAYES; this comes from the coding sequence ATGAGAAAGATCACGCCGTTTTTAATGTTTGATAATAATCTAGGGAATGCGGTGGACCTTTACACATCGTCGTTTCAAAATTCGAGTGTTGAGAGTCGGAATGGATCCGGAGAAACGATGCAATCCGCTACCTTCTCCCTAAATGGGCAGGAGTTCCTTACGTTTAACGGTGGACCTCATTTTAAATTCACTCCCGCAATTTCTTTTTTCGTAAACTGCAAAACGGCAGACGAGGTGGAACGGTTATGGTCCAATCTAAGTAAAGATGGACTTATCTTTATGGAATTAAACGCGTATCCTTTTAGCGAAAAATTCGGATGGGTTCAGGATAGGTTCGGAGTTTCTTGGCAGTTGAATTTATCGAAACAGGAACAAAAAATCTATCCGTTTTTACTATTCTCGGGAAAGCAGCATGGAAGAGCCGAGGAAGCGATTGGCTTCTATACGTCTCAATTTCCCGATTCCAAGATCATTAACGTACAACATTATACGATAAACGAAGGAGGAAAAGAAGGAACGATCAAGCGGTCCTCGTTCTCGCTCGCCGGCCTAGAATTCATGGCTATCGATAGCGCCATTCCGCATCCGTTTACTGTCAGTGAGGCGATTTCTTTTTTTGTGCGATGTGAAACTCAGGCGGAAATCAACGAGCGTTGGGAGACGCTTTCAGCCGGAGGTGAAAAACAAAAATGCGGCTGGGTAAAAGATAAGTTCGGCATAAGCTGGCAGATCATTCCTCCGATCCTAGGAGAGTTGCTACAGGACAAAGATCCGAAAAAATCTCAACGAGTCCTTCAAGCTATGTTGAAGATGGACAAAATCGACATCGCCGAATTGAAACGAGCGTATGAGAGTTGA
- a CDS encoding DUF4136 domain-containing protein produces the protein MTNRFYSYLLLLHLLWLGCVSAQIQSSYNTSLDFTKYKTFDWYPSKEKNDERYFGDFNVQREIRFLLQKELEGKGLVLNSKKPDLLVEFHGVVESKLVEERVPAFSGMNYGYSPYYYGGPMGGIPYYGGYNAMYPYGYNNVPYQIPNQSHVQEFKDGTLLVDIVDRKTNELVWRGWAEDSLEDLDDLKNELKSEIPRLMKGYPSSFKK, from the coding sequence ATGACGAATCGATTTTACTCTTATCTTTTGCTTCTTCACTTGCTTTGGCTCGGGTGTGTATCCGCGCAGATACAATCTTCCTATAATACGTCTCTAGATTTTACAAAATACAAGACTTTCGACTGGTATCCCTCCAAAGAAAAGAACGACGAACGATATTTCGGCGACTTTAACGTACAAAGAGAAATCCGATTTCTTCTTCAAAAAGAATTGGAAGGTAAAGGCCTCGTCTTGAATTCTAAGAAGCCGGATTTATTGGTGGAATTTCACGGAGTCGTCGAAAGCAAGCTTGTGGAAGAGCGTGTGCCTGCTTTTTCAGGAATGAATTACGGTTATAGTCCGTACTATTACGGGGGGCCGATGGGCGGAATTCCGTACTACGGAGGATACAATGCAATGTATCCTTATGGATATAATAATGTTCCGTATCAAATTCCCAACCAATCCCATGTTCAGGAGTTTAAAGACGGAACATTATTAGTGGATATCGTGGATCGCAAAACGAACGAATTGGTATGGAGAGGTTGGGCTGAAGATTCTTTGGAAGATCTTGATGATCTTAAGAACGAGCTTAAGAGCGAAATTCCGAGACTCATGAAAGGATATCCTAGCTCGTTCAAAAAATAA
- a CDS encoding flavin-containing monooxygenase produces the protein MQPNKRVCVVGAGPSGIAAGKNCVQYGLDVVVFEKNDKVGGNWVFNAKTGHSSVYENTHIISSKVWSEYEDFPMPDDYPDYPNHKQLQAYFESYAKHFGVYDKIRFKHTIQKITRTPTGDWKVEFLNAAGKKKTENFDVLMVANGHHWNPKFPEYEGKFTGKFLHSHDFKGVTEEWRGKDVLIIGGGNSACDVAVESARVAKSVKLSMRSPQWFFPKFLFGMPSDVFAALTPGWIPAKIKQYTLTKLLHLLQGSYKSYGLPENTTLALSHHPTLNSDLLDFIRHGRIVPRPAIKALHGKEVEFVNGMKERYDIICACTGFWTTFPFFDKSFIDFQYAEKIPLYRKMMHADYPNLYFIGLFQPVGCIWPMADYQAKLACLEILGRYQRPKDLKAAIQYEIDHPHFSFGGGQRHAVEVDYHGFRKDLKSDLLKAGVDIGKPPGGNKLLYKSFSRMSPKESTSVR, from the coding sequence ATGCAGCCGAATAAACGTGTTTGCGTCGTCGGAGCCGGGCCCAGCGGAATTGCAGCAGGAAAAAATTGCGTTCAGTACGGATTGGACGTGGTGGTTTTCGAGAAAAATGATAAGGTAGGCGGAAATTGGGTTTTTAATGCTAAGACTGGTCACTCTAGTGTTTACGAAAATACCCACATTATCAGTTCCAAGGTTTGGTCGGAATACGAAGATTTTCCGATGCCTGACGATTATCCTGACTACCCTAATCATAAGCAGCTTCAGGCCTATTTCGAGTCTTACGCGAAGCATTTCGGAGTGTATGATAAGATTCGGTTTAAGCATACGATTCAAAAGATAACCCGTACTCCGACGGGCGACTGGAAGGTCGAATTCTTGAATGCGGCCGGTAAGAAAAAAACCGAGAACTTTGACGTCCTCATGGTCGCAAACGGACACCATTGGAATCCTAAGTTTCCCGAATACGAAGGAAAGTTTACCGGTAAGTTTCTGCATTCTCACGATTTTAAAGGCGTGACGGAAGAATGGAGAGGTAAGGATGTCTTGATTATCGGCGGTGGAAACTCGGCTTGCGACGTTGCCGTTGAATCCGCCAGAGTTGCGAAAAGCGTAAAACTCTCCATGAGAAGCCCTCAATGGTTTTTTCCAAAATTCCTATTCGGAATGCCTTCCGACGTATTTGCTGCATTGACTCCGGGATGGATTCCGGCAAAAATAAAACAGTACACGTTGACAAAGCTTCTCCATCTTCTTCAAGGTTCGTATAAAAGTTACGGGTTGCCCGAAAATACTACGCTCGCTCTCAGTCATCACCCGACTCTAAATTCGGATCTATTAGACTTTATTCGCCATGGGCGAATCGTACCGAGGCCCGCCATCAAAGCGTTGCACGGTAAGGAAGTAGAGTTCGTTAACGGGATGAAGGAACGTTATGACATTATCTGTGCCTGTACGGGATTTTGGACAACCTTTCCTTTTTTCGATAAATCTTTTATCGATTTTCAATACGCGGAAAAAATTCCCCTTTACCGAAAGATGATGCATGCTGATTACCCGAATCTTTATTTTATAGGTTTATTCCAGCCCGTCGGTTGCATTTGGCCGATGGCCGACTATCAAGCAAAATTGGCGTGTTTAGAAATCTTAGGAAGATACCAACGGCCGAAGGATTTGAAAGCCGCCATTCAATATGAGATTGATCATCCGCATTTTAGTTTCGGAGGCGGTCAACGTCATGCGGTCGAAGTGGATTATCACGGTTTCCGCAAGGATTTAAAATCGGATCTGTTAAAGGCGGGAGTGGACATCGGAAAACCGCCCGGTGGGAATAAGCTTCTTTACAAATCTTTTTCAAGAATGAGCCCAAAAGAGTCGACTTCAGTACGATGA
- a CDS encoding ArsR/SmtB family transcription factor — protein sequence MLNNSPSLDRIFYALSDPSRRTIVERLSKKEASVSELATPLEMSMAAVIQHIQILEESGLIKTQKIGRVRTCRVEPTALERIETWLLQRKKFWERNLDRLGEFLEKSEKGKK from the coding sequence ATGCTTAACAATTCGCCTTCACTGGACAGAATCTTCTACGCGTTATCGGATCCTTCTCGCCGCACGATCGTAGAACGATTGAGTAAGAAAGAAGCGTCCGTGAGCGAACTTGCAACTCCGTTGGAGATGAGTATGGCTGCAGTCATCCAACATATTCAGATATTGGAAGAGAGCGGTCTGATCAAAACGCAGAAAATCGGAAGGGTAAGGACCTGTAGAGTGGAGCCGACCGCATTGGAACGAATCGAAACTTGGCTCTTGCAACGTAAAAAATTCTGGGAAAGAAATTTGGATCGTTTAGGCGAGTTTCTAGAAAAATCCGAAAAAGGAAAGAAATGA